The Salvia miltiorrhiza cultivar Shanhuang (shh) chromosome 2, IMPLAD_Smil_shh, whole genome shotgun sequence DNA window aacatttcacaaatcatttattaattatttaacaaaTCAATTTTAGTGCTTCTTTTCTCCTCTTTATACACATCGCCTATTTTTTCTTAAAGTCTATGTCCTCCAATTCACGACGGAACGAGCATTTCACTGTCATAACACTACAATAACATATACTCACCAAGTTTTCATTAAACTTCGTGCTATCCGAAAGTGATGCACATTTACAAGTGATGTATGAAATTTTGAATAAGAGAGTTGGACACAATGATCAAGTTGTATATACCGTGTTAAATTGTTAATGCTTTCACCAAAATTTCTAGACAACTAGGAGACGTTTTTATTGACTCCACACTTGACTGCAATTAATGAAAACGACTCCAAGAAAACAAAAAAGGGaaagtaacaaaaaaaaattaccaactACACTAAGCATGCCAAATAGAGAGAATATGTTTGAATATTTGATCGACTTTATTTTCAGCCCTCaaactttttttatttcaaaCTCGTTGGCTCCACACAAGAATAATACAAATAGCATTGACAAAAATCTGCATGAATTGAAAAGACTCACACACGCaatccttaaatttctcaatcCGTACAAAAATTATCACATCTTTTCTCTATAtatccttttttttatataacatgaCAGTTTGTTTTacaatattattatactaaaaaaattaaaaaaagataaCACAAGTATCTAGTGTTATGAAGTTTGAACTTTTCGTATggaggtaaaaaaaaattaaaagaaattaatcgAGATGGAAATAATTGGCTTACGACGATCGCTAGTTGACTTGAAACCCCGAGCTATTGAGTTTATTGTTGCCATTGCTACTATTATTACTGCTCGTGACGTTGCCATTgccgttgttgttgttgttattgttgttgccGTTGTTGTTATTAGGGTTCGGGCCGCCGTTGTTAGGGCTCGggccgccgccaccgccgcctaTGAGCGAGGAGATCGCCGCCGCTAGAGCCGCCGTGAAGTTCGGATCCGTTGCTAGGGCGTTCACGGTCTCACTCAGCTGATTCTGCTGGCAAGCTTGATGCAGCGACGGCGGCAGCGGCGACGAGAGATGCTCGTGGGCCCCTTGGTCGAGCTCCTGCGCCGACGACATTTGTAGGCCGGAGAATTTTGACTGGTTGTACAACGCCTGGCCGAAGATCTGCGGCAGAAGGGCGGCCGCCGCGGAGCTGCCGGCGGCCGCCATGTTTTGCGACGGATTGAGGAAGGAGAGGGGGAACTGGTTCGAGGGTTTGGGGAATTGCAGAGGGTTGGGTGATTGCGTTAGGTCTAATGTGATGGTGGGAAATGGAGCTGAGGCGGAGATAGTGGCCATGCTCGAGGAGCATGGGAGGAGGGTTCGGGCTAGGAAATTCGAGTTCATTATTCCGTCGGCGCTCGGCATCGAGCCCGAGAGGAGCATCCTCGCGGCCGAGGAGGTTGTCGACGCCATGGCCATGGCGGCCGGCGGCAACGGGTGGTTGTGGTTGCCCTCGTAGGTCGTTATGAGGATGCTCGTGTCGTCTGCGCATCGTTGGACCTAGATTCGAGAGATGTGAGCAGGgacgaagttaggattttacaaataaaaaaattatattttcgtaTTTTGAAAATGCTTGAACGAAcgaaattataattatatatataaaaaatcaataataataataataatgaaatagAAAATGAATAGGGAATTACCTGTTTCCGGACGGGGCAACCCGCAGCCATCGTGCAACGGTAGTACGCACGAGGGCACGGGTTGCCCTTAGCTAACTTCTGCCCGTATTTGCGCCACTGGCATCCATCGGTGATCTATAACGCATCATCAACAAATCCCAAAATCATTAATAGAAGcggaaaaaaaagtaaaatctaTGCTTCTGATCCTAAGGGAGCGTTCACTTtgtatgattgataagatgcatgattgagtatttttatcctcaaagtaaataagggattagtcttactatttttatctatcaagactgATCCTCCAAAATAAACGTCCCCTAAATCAATATAGAGTGACATAATTTCTCTAATGAACATACCATGGCGGCCTCAGACCTAGCACGGACCGAGACCCGGGCCTTCCTCATGGTCGCCTCGGTGGCTTGATCGACACTTCTCGGAGAGTGCGCGAGCTTCTGAACCTTGCTCTCCGAGCAAGGTTCGTCTCCTCCCACGACGTCTTTGTCGTGGGCCGGGGGCATGTCCCGGCCAATCCTCCCCTCGGGCGGGGACAACGAGCCCTCCTCGTTGCCCCCGAAGCCGAGGTCCATGAACTGCCTAGGCACCAATAGGCCATTGTCATGGCCATTCTTACTTTCCTCTGCAGTAGCCCCTCCAGTTTGATTATCACTACGCTGATGCATCATTGTTAACACATGCATCTGCAGTCCATTGTAGTTGTTAGTCATTTGATCCAACATCTCCTTCAAACGAGCATTCTCAGAATTCATCCTCTCCATTTCCGATTGAAGAAACGCCATCTGTCACAAAATAAATTCGATCATCCATTGATTAATTCAACATTTTATCGCCTAAAAGAGTTTCAAAATCATTGATGACGACGAAACGCAATTCAATTGGTAAAGAGTAAACCCTAACACACTTCTGAGACGATTCTCCTTCAATCAGTAGGTCGGAAGATTTCAAGAATTATTCTCCGGAATAATTCCAATAACATTCCTCGATATATCTTACCTCGATTTTCGATCTTTTATTCTCCGGAATCGAGGACATCCCGTCGTCGACTCCGGACTCTTCGCTGCCGGTGTTCGCCGTCGTAAGAAGATGCAAACCGGTCTGCcggaagagaaaaagaaatcaaAACCCACCTAAAAAAAATcccagaaaaaagaaaaagtaaagaaACACACATTGACTTTAAAATCCAGACGATGGTGCTCAATCCCGACGTTCTCCTCCTCGTCGTCAtcgcggccgccgccgccgccgccctcgtTCTTGTCGGCGAAGAAATCCATCTCGTCGAGGACCTTCCTCTTCCCGTGATCGCCGTGGCTGACGGGGAACTGGATGGTGGTGGTCGGCGGCGACTTGACGGGGGCGTCCATgagcggcggcgacggcggcggcggggcTGGAAACCTAGGTAGAATCTGCTGGAGCTTGAGCTGGTTATTGTGGAAGTGGGTTTTGGCTTGATGGTGAAACAGTCTGGTGATACTGTGGTGATCTGGATCAAAGGAGAGTCCACCTCGTGTGGCCATATATTCTTGAAGGAAACAAGATAGAGAAAATATGGGCAAAGTCTTTTCGAGATAGCAAACGACTCGCCTACAAATTGGGAAGATTGAGACTAGAGAATGTAGACCAAATATAAGGGGGTGGGTTGGGGGTGGGTTGGGGtagggtggggtcgggggtggTGTAGGTGTGTTCCTCGATACTTCCTCTTCTAATCCAACATCAGCATCCCACGTAGCATCAGCATCTggttttcggttcgattttttgctaaaattaaatatatatttttaaataaaaaaattaatcgaACCGGAAAAACTTGAAATCGAAACGTTTACACTTGGTGCATATTTGGGGTTATTTATGCGTCTGGCATCCCAGATTATTAATTAAGAGAGTCCGGAATAAAACCAATGCTCGGTCTTCTTAGGTTAAATGAGAGTTTTActaataaattcaaattgaaaaaccgaatcgaaccgaaccCAATTTCTGTATTTCGATTCAGATCGGTTCGATTTTGACACGTGGGAAAATGTTGAATTTTTTTGTGGTTATGTGAGGAAATATATTGTTTTGGAAAGAGGATCTCGCGTGGGTCGGAATGGAATAGGGTTTCTAGATTTGTTGGGGAGAGAGATTTGATATAATGGGGACTCGAGGGGGATATTAGGTCAAGTCCTTTCTTTCCACACACAACCAATAATTAAGCTAAATATTTGTGGTCTAGTTTTTGCCCTAACTAATTAATAGTGTGTTAAAATGAAAGTGGAAGGTTAGATCTTGCTTGGTCTTCGCGACTGTGGTCAAAGGTTTAATAAATTTGTGGTAAATTCTATTTACACTTGTCTACTTACTGCAGGAGTCatgttttagtttctttttcttgttatttctAATCCCTCAAAAGCGAGAGAaatagatctagagagagagagagagtatttaatttatttaagaaGATTTTTTAGTATTGAGTTTTGAGTGATATTGtttgttatgtttgttttaaGTGTGTCACATAAGTGAGTTTTTCTGATGGAAAGAATTGACTGAATCTATGTGTACACATGTTAATTAGCTacaatttttgaagtttctataTGATAAAGATCGctcttataattatatatattattaaagaaCTTTGTTTTATAAAGTTTAATTTACATATTATCTACATATGCATTGAATGTTCAATTTAAAGGAAATAGTGTGGTATTGTATATAATGTTTATAATGAACATTTTATATATCGTTCAAAGCTAAGTTACACATTCATCATTAGTGGTTTGCTTAGTATACCTCATTACCTCTCTACTATATATTTGATTAAGGacaatataatatagtatattaTTTTCCTATTAAATAGTATAATAATATACTCAAGTaatttgaaatatataatattcactccgtcccacttcaagtgtcttattttattttttattttttttgtcccacttcaaatgtctttttccttttatggaaaaaagtagtaaaaaagtgaaaatatttgGGGCTCACGTCGCCTTTTCAACTCTACGTTACAAcacttaataatctaattaacatttttttaaataatcgtgtcgaaaagaaacaagacacTTGAAGTGGGATGGGGGaagtaataaaatgaaaatatgccACCTAAACTTTCTaattgtttgaattttttttaattggaattgaattttaaattgtAATAATGCTTCCtattgaaaaaattaattaattacatataaaaaatGTATAGTTTTGTTATATTTAGAAATTGATTACATGAGTAATTGCTCCATCAAATGCCATGAATTTGTGACTTGCATATAAATTTGTTGTAGTGAGAAGTCTTAAATTATTTAGGTGTACATTGATAAATGAATACCTCTTCCTTACTTTTATACTTTAGAATACTTTGATTTTCTCAAGATTTTGAATTGGCAAATgcttttcaaataaaaataaatgctaAAGTCTCGTAGAGAAATAACAccaagaaaaaaacaaaaaagaaagagaaaatacaATGAAAATAATTCGTCAAAAGTCAATAGATAAGAGTGTATGATTGTCATAAATGATATGACATGGTCTAATATTGGGCCCACACTAAAAATCAACAGAAGTTTTGGGGTCAAAGTGCAATTTTGACATTAATTGCGTTCATGGGTTTTTGTCAAAGCCAATGAGGCTGAC harbors:
- the LOC131009394 gene encoding probable WRKY transcription factor 31; this translates as MATRGGLSFDPDHHSITRLFHHQAKTHFHNNQLKLQQILPRFPAPPPPSPPLMDAPVKSPPTTTIQFPVSHGDHGKRKVLDEMDFFADKNEGGGGGGRDDDEEENVGIEHHRLDFKVNTGLHLLTTANTGSEESGVDDGMSSIPENKRSKIEMAFLQSEMERMNSENARLKEMLDQMTNNYNGLQMHVLTMMHQRSDNQTGGATAEESKNGHDNGLLVPRQFMDLGFGGNEEGSLSPPEGRIGRDMPPAHDKDVVGGDEPCSESKVQKLAHSPRSVDQATEATMRKARVSVRARSEAAMITDGCQWRKYGQKLAKGNPCPRAYYRCTMAAGCPVRKQVQRCADDTSILITTYEGNHNHPLPPAAMAMASTTSSAARMLLSGSMPSADGIMNSNFLARTLLPCSSSMATISASAPFPTITLDLTQSPNPLQFPKPSNQFPLSFLNPSQNMAAAGSSAAAALLPQIFGQALYNQSKFSGLQMSSAQELDQGAHEHLSSPLPPSLHQACQQNQLSETVNALATDPNFTAALAAAISSLIGGGGGGPSPNNGGPNPNNNNGNNNNNNNNGNGNVTSSNNSSNGNNKLNSSGFQVN